A stretch of the Deltaproteobacteria bacterium genome encodes the following:
- the miaA gene encoding tRNA (adenosine(37)-N6)-dimethylallyltransferase MiaA, giving the protein MSDSSTLPTLAIVGPTGSGKSSVAFALAKQLGGEIISCDSVQVYRGFDVGSAKATLAEQKEVPHHLVDVADWQETYDSQRFREDTTRLISEIRTRGHHPILCGGTGLYFRVLRWGVIDVPAADAAFRSEWEEREAQEPGVVVRRLQEVDPESVAAIAKNNVRHQIRALEIFEMTGKKASVVKKEHGFKDEEVSMLAFWLQWPAEQLRLRIRERVDLMLGQGFVDEVRRLLDQGVEPDCQAMRAVGYREVVQYIQGAFDEPELSERIWKSTWAYARRQRTWLRKEKKLTGLEVTTLENTMELIQSQLKS; this is encoded by the coding sequence GTGAGTGATTCAAGTACATTACCAACTCTGGCCATTGTGGGACCTACTGGGTCTGGCAAGAGCTCCGTAGCCTTTGCGCTCGCTAAGCAACTGGGCGGCGAAATTATAAGTTGCGACTCGGTCCAAGTTTACCGCGGTTTTGACGTGGGCTCAGCTAAGGCGACCCTTGCCGAGCAGAAAGAGGTTCCCCATCATTTGGTCGATGTTGCGGATTGGCAAGAGACTTACGACTCCCAACGTTTTCGGGAGGATACCACGCGTTTGATTTCCGAGATCCGGACTCGCGGCCACCACCCGATTTTGTGCGGGGGGACAGGTCTCTATTTTCGAGTGCTGCGTTGGGGCGTTATTGATGTACCGGCGGCGGATGCAGCGTTTCGTTCGGAGTGGGAAGAGCGGGAAGCGCAGGAACCGGGGGTGGTTGTTCGGCGTCTTCAAGAAGTGGATCCTGAGAGTGTAGCGGCAATTGCAAAAAACAACGTCCGACATCAAATCCGCGCGCTCGAAATTTTCGAAATGACCGGAAAAAAAGCAAGTGTTGTGAAGAAAGAGCACGGCTTTAAAGATGAGGAAGTGTCGATGCTCGCTTTTTGGCTCCAGTGGCCAGCAGAGCAGCTGCGGCTCCGGATTCGAGAGCGCGTTGATCTCATGCTTGGGCAAGGTTTTGTGGATGAGGTACGCCGGCTCCTCGACCAGGGGGTCGAGCCTGACTGCCAGGCTATGAGGGCCGTTGGTTACCGAGAGGTCGTGCAGTACATTCAGGGCGCATTCGACGAACCTGAGTTATCTGAGCGCATTTGGAAAAGCACTTGGGCCTATGCTCGCCGGCAACGAACTTGGTTACGCAAAGAGAAAAAACTAACAGGCCTCGAAGTAACGACATTAGAGAACACGATGGAATTGATACAGTCTCAGCTAAAAAGCTAG
- a CDS encoding single-stranded DNA-binding protein, with translation MTPKNITTELCKRLDGLRFAEPVTHVYNPLVYARQSHNKYLTRYGKGKKRYLMLGMNPGPWGMAQTGVPFGEVSIARDWMGLAAKVGKPQHEHPKRIVQGFDCTRSEVSGARLWGWAKERFGTADKFFESFMVVNYCPLVFMEESGKNRTPDKLPASEIQPVNEACDWALTEMVRYYKPEWVIGVGAYAEKKAKAVLGDMNLKIGRILHPSPASPVANRGWAPAAQKQLEALGVELP, from the coding sequence GTGACACCCAAAAATATTACAACTGAGCTTTGCAAAAGGCTCGATGGCCTTAGGTTTGCTGAACCCGTTACGCATGTCTACAATCCGTTGGTTTATGCGCGCCAATCCCACAATAAATACCTTACGCGCTACGGTAAGGGTAAGAAACGCTATTTGATGCTTGGCATGAATCCCGGTCCGTGGGGAATGGCGCAGACAGGTGTTCCTTTTGGCGAAGTGAGCATAGCCCGAGATTGGATGGGGCTGGCTGCAAAAGTGGGCAAGCCTCAACATGAGCACCCTAAACGCATCGTGCAGGGTTTTGATTGCACGCGCAGTGAAGTCAGTGGTGCGCGGCTTTGGGGCTGGGCAAAAGAGCGTTTTGGGACGGCCGATAAGTTTTTCGAATCGTTTATGGTGGTGAATTATTGTCCGCTTGTTTTTATGGAGGAGAGTGGCAAAAACCGAACCCCTGATAAGCTTCCAGCCAGCGAAATACAGCCGGTGAATGAGGCTTGTGATTGGGCCCTGACTGAGATGGTTCGTTACTACAAACCCGAGTGGGTGATTGGCGTTGGCGCGTATGCTGAGAAAAAGGCTAAAGCCGTGCTGGGCGACATGAATCTTAAAATCGGGCGAATTCTTCATCCAAGCCCGGCAAGCCCTGTGGCGAATCGAGGCTGGGCGCCCGCGGCTCAGAAGCAATTGGAAGCGCTGGGTGTGGAACTGCCGTGA
- the fabZ gene encoding 3-hydroxyacyl-ACP dehydratase FabZ, with the protein MKLPLPEDILPHRAPMLLLDEVIEVTPERAVATRIFNSDEEFFKGHFPGDPIVPGVYLVEAMAQLMAYTQLYQYGPHKMLLAGIKSAKFRKPVLPDEKVTFVLDVLGKKMGIYKAQCEAWVDEKKVAEAELSGSLQPIDQD; encoded by the coding sequence ATGAAGCTGCCACTACCCGAAGATATTTTGCCGCACAGAGCGCCTATGCTCTTGCTTGATGAGGTCATTGAGGTAACACCCGAACGCGCCGTGGCCACTCGCATATTTAATTCCGATGAAGAGTTCTTTAAGGGTCATTTCCCTGGTGACCCGATTGTGCCGGGTGTCTATCTTGTCGAGGCCATGGCTCAGCTCATGGCCTATACGCAACTCTATCAATACGGCCCCCACAAAATGCTCCTGGCTGGAATCAAAAGTGCCAAATTTCGAAAGCCAGTTCTACCAGACGAGAAGGTCACGTTTGTGTTGGATGTGCTGGGAAAAAAGATGGGCATCTATAAAGCTCAATGCGAAGCATGGGTGGATGAAAAGAAGGTGGCTGAAGCCGAGCTTTCCGGTTCTCTACAACCCATTGACCAGGATTAG
- the fabG gene encoding 3-oxoacyl-ACP reductase FabG, whose translation MALRAWVTGGSRGIGCAIALQLADDGYDVTITYQSNKEKADAVVAMIQGKGQAARAVAFNVGDAEEADAAVKDMLEEDGVPHVLVNNAGVTRDGLFARMKRSGWQDVIDVNLGGFFALTQPVIRKMLKERAGRIINITSVSGERGNPGQVNYAASKAGIIGATKALALEVAKRGITVNAVSPGFIDTDMSKGIDADEMAKMIPAGRLGTPEDVASVVSFLASAGAGYVTGQVIGVNGGLYT comes from the coding sequence ATGGCTTTAAGAGCATGGGTTACGGGGGGCAGCCGAGGCATTGGATGCGCAATAGCATTGCAGCTGGCCGATGACGGGTACGATGTTACCATTACCTACCAAAGCAACAAAGAGAAGGCAGATGCGGTTGTCGCCATGATTCAAGGCAAGGGTCAGGCAGCTCGAGCCGTGGCCTTTAACGTGGGTGATGCTGAAGAAGCCGATGCCGCCGTGAAGGACATGCTTGAGGAAGACGGCGTGCCGCATGTTCTCGTCAATAACGCAGGTGTTACACGCGATGGGCTTTTTGCTCGAATGAAACGAAGCGGTTGGCAGGACGTGATCGACGTGAACCTCGGTGGGTTCTTTGCGCTTACCCAGCCAGTGATTCGCAAAATGCTAAAAGAGAGAGCAGGTCGCATTATTAATATAACGTCCGTTTCAGGAGAACGCGGGAATCCTGGTCAGGTAAATTATGCAGCCAGTAAGGCTGGGATAATCGGCGCCACGAAGGCCTTGGCACTGGAAGTTGCAAAGCGCGGAATTACTGTGAATGCGGTGTCGCCCGGTTTTATCGATACAGATATGTCTAAAGGGATCGACGCTGATGAAATGGCGAAAATGATTCCTGCGGGTCGCCTCGGGACGCCGGAAGATGTAGCCAGTGTGGTTTCTTTTCTCGCTTCAGCTGGCGCAGGCTATGTTACTGGGCAGGTTATTGGTGTAAACGGGGGCCTGTACACCTAA